In a genomic window of Ipomoea triloba cultivar NCNSP0323 chromosome 3, ASM357664v1:
- the LOC116011786 gene encoding probable methyltransferase PMT23 — MATSSVRDLFKERKFPFILSLFLLLFVLTFLLISNSQKSPLDLTAADIAKPQLHLPTLSPPPPPPAAEKEDVGAAESDSIRWTVCDDRDPAARDYIPCLDNSKAISALKSRRHMEHRERHCPDPPPRCLVPLPAGYRAPVTWPKSRDMVWYNNVPHPRLVEYKKDQRWVVKSGDYFVFPGGGTQFKEGVNHYVESIEKALPVIKWGKHTRVILDVGCGVATFGGFLLDKNVVTMSFAPKDEHEAQIQFALERGIPATLSVIGTQKLAFPDNVYDLIHCARCRVHWDADGGRPLMELNRILRPGGFFIWSATPVYRDDERDRKVWEAMVLLTKSICWKVVKKTYDKATSIGMVIYQKPISPSCYKKRKENNPPLCDQAIRPNSSWYARLDSCLSQLPVSSNGNLYEWPEPWPKRLSSKPPSLSLVGNGDDEETFNRDTKHWASLLSDVYLGGLEINWSGIRNVMDMNAVYGGFAAALIDQPVWVMNVVPISEPDTLPVIFDRGLIGVYHDWCESFNTYPRTYDLLHASFLFEKLAQRCDIIDMAVEVDRILRPGGVLLVHDTMDMLNKLTSILRSLHWSVTVKQQQFLVGKKGFWRPDEKTRL; from the exons ATGgcaacttcatcagttcgagatctcttcaaggaaaggaaattcccattcattctctctcttttcctcCTCCTTTTCGTCCTCACTTTTCTCCTCATTTCCAACTCCCAAAAATCCCCTCTCGACCTCACCGCCGCCGACATCGCCAAACCTCAACTCCATCTCCCCACTCTCTctcctccccctccccctcccgcCGCCGAGAAGGAGGATGTCGGCGCCGCCGAATCGGATTCGATTCGGTGGACGGTTTGCGATGATCGCGATCCGGCGGCGCGTGACTACATACCCTGCCTCGATAATTCGAAAGCGATAAGCGCATTGAAGTCCAGGAGGCATATGGAGCACCGGGAGCGCCACTGCCCCGACCCGCCTCCGAGGTGCTTGGTTCCGCTTCCGGCGGGTTATCGGGCTCCGGTGACGTGGCCCAAGAGTAGGGACATG GTATGGTATAACAATGTGCCACATCCTAGGCTTGTTGAGTACAAAAAGGACCAGAGGTGGGTGGTGAAATCTGGGGATTATTTTGTTTTTCCCGGCGGGGGGACGCAGTTCAAGGAGGGGGTGAACCACTATGTTGAATCTATAGAGAAG GCTTTGCCAGTAATAAAATGGGGGAAGCACACGAGGGTCATTCTTGATGTTGGGTGTGGTGTTGCTACCTTTGGTGGGTTTTTGCTGGATAAGAATGTTGTTACTATGTCATTTGCACCCAAGGACGAGCACGAGGCTCAGATACAGTTTGCGCTTGAACGGGGAATCCCTGCTACGCTCTCGGTCATTGGAACTCAGAAGCTGGCATTTCCGGATAATGTGTATGACTTGATTCATTGTGCGCGTTGCAGGGTTCACTGGGATGCCGATG GAGGAAGACCGTTGATGGAACTAAATAGAATTCTCAGGCCCGGTGGGTTTTTCATTTGGTCTGCCACTCCAGTATACCGGGATGATGAAAGAGATCGTAAAGTCTGGGAAG CCATGGTTTTGCTCACCAAATCAATATGTTGGAAGGTAGTGAAGAAGACCTATGATAAAGCTACTTCGATTGGGATGGTTATATATCAGAAGCCTATTTCACCTTCATGTTACAAGAAGCGTAAAGAAAATAATCCGCCTCTTTGCGATCAGGCCATTAGGCCAAATAGTTCATG GTATGCACGTCTCGACAGCTGTCTTTCACAGCTTCCAGTCTCGAGCAATGGAAATTTGTACGAGTGGCCTGAACCCTGGCCCAAGAGGCTTAGTAGCAAACCTCCAAGCCTCTCTTTAGTAGGtaatggtgatgatgaagaaaCTTTCAATCGGGATACCAAACACTGGGCTTCACTTCTCTCTGACGTTTACCTAGGAGGCCTTGAAATAAATTGGTCGGGCATTAGGAATGTAATGGATATGAATGCTGTCTATGGAGG GTTTGCTGCAGCATTAATCGACCAGCCTGTATGGGTAATGAACGTCGTTCCCATCAGCGAGCCAGATACTTTACCTGTTATATTTGATCGAGGGTTGATTGGAGTATATCACGACTGGTGTGAGTCCTTCAATACCTATCCCCGCACATACGATCTTCTACACGCCAGTTTCCTCTTCGAAAAGTTAGCTCAAAG ATGCGACATAATAGACATGGCGGTGGAGGTGGACAGAATCTTGAGACCGGGTGGCGTTCTTTTAGTTCACGACACCATGGATATGCTTAACAAGCTCACTTCAATTCTGCGCTCACTTCATTGGTCAGTAACCGTAAAGCAACAACAGTTTCTCGTTGGCAAGAAAGGCTTTTGGCGCCCGGATGAAAAGACCAGATTATGA
- the LOC116013452 gene encoding probable apyrase 7, with the protein MVLSSIAEFLAAAEARFSTSKTSNGPFVSSALPPLSGSFHGYKIPSISQKNALRLSSSISLQDFSAFHSRDPEDGDPNPGATRNSTDARRANFFLRKTDGSSFSKDKGSPGIPSTRKKWRRVILVILCLLFAFVLCASLFYYFNLSEGASEFYVVLDCGSTGTRVYVYQASITHKNSDNLPISLRSIPGDLQRKPKSQSGRAYNRMETEPGLDKLVHNISGLRTAIKPLIRWAEKQIPRHAHKTTSLFLYATAGVRRLPSSDSEWLLDNAWSILKYSPFLCKREWVKIISGNDEAFYGWIALNYHNDVLGSRPTKETFGALDMGGSSLQVTFESKEIANEETTLKLSIGPVNHRLTAYSLPGYGLNDAFDKSVSHLLSRLPMLSEADMVNGNIEIKHPCLHSGYKEQYICSDCASHHQKMKNPSIVNRLVNKGGKPGVPIQLIGAPKWDECNALARAAVNLSEWSDQNPALDCEVQPCALKKTDPYPSGKFYAISGFYVVYQFFNLTSDATLDDVLEKGQNFCEKTWDVAKNSVVPQPFIEQYCFRAPYIVFLLREGLHIIDSNVIIGSGSFTWTLGVALVEAGKGVSMRLEFQRYNILQRKISPIILIAILFASLVVLLCVLSFVGKWIPKFICRSYLPLFRNNASPTTSIINVPNPFRLQRWSPINTGEGKVKMPLSPTIADTQRRSFDTAFGFRGSNNHPGESSLYPSSSNVAHSYSSSNLGQMQFDNSNNMGSFWSSHRSQQLQSRRSQSREDLNSSLAEGPMFKI; encoded by the exons ATGGTGCTCAGCAGCATTGCTGAATTTCTTGCTGCTGCAGAGGCTCGCTTCTCAACTTCAAAGACCTCTAATGGTCCTTTTGTATCATCAGCTTTGCCACCATTGTCAGGTTCATTCCATGGATATAAGATTCCTAGCATAAGTCAGAAGAATGCATTACGGCTCTCCTCTTCCATTTCCCTTCAAGATTTTTCCGCATTTCACTCACGTGATCCAGAGGATGGTGATCCTAATCCTGGAGCAACGAGAAATTCAACTGATGCAAGAAGGGCTAacttttttttgagaaaaactGATGGATCAAGTTTTTCAAAGGATAAGGGATCTCCAGGAATCCCTTCTACACGCAAGAAATGGAGGCGAGTTATTCTGGTTATCCTCTGCCTGTTGTTTGCTTTTGTGTTGTGTGCTTCactgttttattattttaatttatccgAAGGTGCTTCCGAGTTCTATGTTGTGCTTGATTGTGGTAGCACTGGGACTCGTGTGTATGTATATCAAGCGTCGATTACCCACAAAAATAGCGACAACCTACCTATATCATTGAGATCAATTCCAGGAGATTTGCAGAGAAAACCAAAATCTCAGAGTGGACGGGCTTATAACCGAATGGAAACTGAACCTGGATTGGACAAATTGGTGCATAATATATCTGGCTTGAGGACAGCAATCAAACCATTAATACGATGGGCTGAGAAACAAATCCCCAGGCATGCACATAAAACTACCTCCCTATTCCTTTATGCAACAGCTGGGGTTCGTAGGTTGCCAAGTTCGGACTCAGAATGGCTTCTTGATAATGCCTGGTCCATTCTGAAATATTCACCTTTTTTATGCAAGAGAGAGTGGGTCAAAATTATCTCTGGAAATGATGAAGCTTTTTATGGTTGGATAGCTTTGAATTATCACAATGATGTCTTGGGGTCTAGACCTACAAAGGAAACATTTGGTGCACTGGACATGGGTGGCTCATCACTCCAGGTTACTTTTGAGAGTAAGGAAATTGCCAATGAAGAAACTACCTTAAAGCTGAGCATTGGTCCTGTTAACCATCGCCTTACTGCCTATTCCTTGCCGGGATATGGCCTGAATGATGCTTTTGACAAGTCTGTCTCCCATCTTCTCAGTAGGCTTCCTATGTTGAGCGAAGCTGATATGGTCAATGGGAACATTGAGATAAAGCATCCTTGTTTGCACTCTGGTTACAAAGAGCAATACATATGTTCTGATTGTGCTTCCCATcatcaaaaaatgaaaaacccTTCCATTGTAAACAGGTTAGTTAATAAAGGGGGAAAACCTGGAGTTCCCATTCAGCTTATTGGAGCTCCAAAATGGGATGAATGCAATGCACTTGCAAGAGCCGCAGTCAATTTGTCTGAATGGTCTGACCAAAATCCAGCACTTGATTGTGAAGTGCAGCCATGCGCTCTTAAAAAGACTGACCCCTATCCTAGTGGCAAATTTTATGCTATATCTGGTTTCTATGTTGTCTATCAATTTTTCAACTTGACTTCTGATGCCACACTAGACGATGTATTAGAGAAGGGTCAAAATTTTTGTGAGAAGACTTGGGATGTTGCAAAGAATAGTGTTGTGCCCCAGCCTTTTATAGAACAGTATTGCTTCAGGGCACCATATATAGTGTTTTTATTGAGAGAAGGATTGCATATCATTGACAGTAATGTAATTATTGGCTCTGGAAGTTTTACTTGGACACTTGGAGTTGCTCTTGTGGAAGCTGGAAAGGGAGTTTCAATGAGGTTGGAATTTCAGAGGTATAACATATTACAGAGGAAGATAAGCCCAATTATTCTCATAGCCATTCTGTTTGCTTCATTGGTTGTTCTACTCTGTGTATTATCATTTGTTGGCAAGTGGATACCCAAGTTCATCTGCAGGTCGTATCTTCCCCTTTTCAGAAATAATGCTTCCCCTACAACATCTATTATCAATGTTCCAAATCCTTTCCGGCTCCAACGTTGGAGTCCAATCAATACCG GGGAGGGAAAAGTGAAAATGCCACTCAGTCCAACGATTGCAGATACACAACGGAGATCATTTGACACTGCATTTGGTTTCAGGGGAAGTAATAACCACCCCGGTGAATCTTCCCTGTACCCATCATCTAGTAATGTAGCGCATAGTTATTCATCAAGCAACTTGGGGCAGATGCAGTTTGATAATAGTAACAATATGGGTTCATTCTGGTCCTCACATAGAAGCCAACAACTTCAGAGCAGGAGATCACAATCTCGAGAAGACCTTAATTCTTCGTTAGCTGAGGGGCCAATGTTCAAGATCTAA
- the LOC116011841 gene encoding uncharacterized protein LOC116011841: protein MAVSSPENEKEPIHSAVADDEYEEFDEEEDDDEDEEELETLGQDAGIPMDRARMESLVRQLSRRGVPVRVHSVLIKGNANTKDSLIEAELEGLKSASTVQELLQAASIANARLQQLGIFDSVSITLDAGPPELPGTATVVVEVAEAENFLTGDVGIFSKPEDRSWSLEGSLKLKNLVGCGDLWDGSLSYGWDQTSEVSAGVTFKKFTPVTARLSLLSNDWFKFSSYKDQALGLSLGLLSSRNHELVFNTSWRPLTEPSQTASTAVRQLLGHDLLSVLKYTFKIDKRNSSWRPTRGYAFASTSQIGGLAPDYQSLCFLRQEFGFRYALPLGFYNAALNIGISAGAIFPWGTGSLNRPLYLRERFFMGGNSSPVCSFGGPISILGFKSSGLGHAEPQSEVREGANSESSNFSGDLAVTAFADLSFDLPLKLFRDAGIHGHAFACAGNLDRLTENTFRDLSLQKLQESYKASAGFGIVVPLKRLRMEVNYCHILKQQEHDRGKTGLQLSFSSSSSS, encoded by the exons ATGGCTGTTTCATCACCGGAAAATGAAAAGGAGCCGATCCACTCCGCCGTCGCCGACGATGAGTACGAAGAATTCGAcgaagaggaagatgatgatgaggatgaggaggaaCTAGAGACGCTGGGTCAAGATGCCGGAATCCCGATGGACAGGGCGAGGATGGAGAGCCTGGTCCGGCAATTGTCGAGGCGGGGAGTGCCGGTGCGAGTCCACAGCGTGCTGATCAAGGGAAACGCTAACACTAAAGATTCCCTCATCGAAGCCGAGTTGGAGGGCTTGAAGTCCGCCTCTACGGTCCAGGAGTTGCTCCAGGCCGCCAGTATTGCCAATGCTCGGCTTCAGCAGCTCGGAATTTTCGATTCCGTTAGCATCACTCTCGATGCCGGCCCGCCGGAGCTCCCTGGGACTGCAACCGTGGTTGTTGAGGTTGCCGAAGCTGAAAACTTTCTAACGGGGGACGTTGGAATCTTCTCGAAACCTGAG GATAGAAGTTGGTCACTTGAAGGctcattaaaattgaaaaacttgGTTGGTTGTGGGGATTTGTGGGACGGTTCTTTGTCCTATGGCTGGGACCAGACATCAGAGGTTAGTGCTGGTGTGACGTTCAAAAAGTTTACTCCCGTGACTGCTAGATTATCTCTACTTTCTAATGATTGGTTCAAGTTTTCTTCTTACAAAGACCAAGCTTTAGGCCTTTCTCTTGGCCTTTTATCATCTAGAAACCATGAGCTAGTATTCAATACCTCTTGGCGACCTTTGACAGAACCCTCACAAACAGCATCTACGGCTGTAAGACAGCTGCTTGGACATGATTTACTTTCTGTCCTGAAGTACACATTTAAAATTGACAAGAGAAATTCATCTTGGAGACCAACCCGTGGATATGCATTTGCTTCTACGTCACAAATTGGTGGCCTTGCACCAGACTATCAGAGCTTATGCTTTCTTCGTCAG GAGTTTGGTTTTCGTTATGCTTTACCTTTGGGATTTTACAATGCTGCACTAAACATTGGAATTTCTGCTGGTGCGATTTTCCCATGGGGAACTGGATCCCTGAACAGGCCTTTGTATCTTCGTGAGAGGTTTTTCATGGGGGGTAATTCTTCTCCGGTCTGCTCGTTTGGGGGCCCGATATCTATATTGGGTTTTAAGTCAAGCGGGCTTGGCCATGCTGAGCCTCAAAGCGAAGTTAGAGAAGGTGCTAACAGTGAAAGTTCTAATTTTTCTGGAGATCTTGCTGTTACTGCTTTTGCAGATCTTTCGTTTGATCTTCCACTGAAGCTATTCAGAGACGCTGGGATTCATGGCCATGCATTTGCCTGTGCTGGAAACCTTGACAGATTGACTGAAAATACATTCCGAGACCTCTCTCTCCAGAAACTCCAAGAATCATACAAGGCCTCAGCGGGATTTGGAATTGTTGTACCACTTAAGCGACTCAGAATGGAG GTCAATTACTGCCACATACTGAAACAACAAGAGCACGACAGAGGGAAGACCGGTTTGCAGCTAAgcttttcttcttcatcatcatcatag
- the LOC116014341 gene encoding probable inactive receptor-like protein kinase At3g56050: MMNGFWGFREIRPALLAVVLVLVLVYQHLSFCWSLSDKGIVLSRSKETVVHDSFEDGNGGKNLCRSDVECSRGNAVALSVEKPRNVAHRKLMAVTLTPFNLFGPFVPPFWVSPGPVQSAPPPSPSPFSPSPAPLPSMVPQLAPAPPRAASITPSSVPAPAEGPSPSVSSDNFSGKHHRVLIVSAAIGGSVLVVALFIVIVFSQKNKMAVVRPWATGLSGQLQRAFVTGVPKLKRQELETACEDFSNVIGSSSVCTLYKGTLSSGVEIAVMSLTFASAKDWSRDHEAQFRKKIDSLSKVNHKNFVNLIGYCEEKEPFTRMMVFEYAPNGTLFEHLHIREAEHLDWGARMRVIMGTAYCLGHMHQMAPPIAHKNLKSSAIQLAEDSAAKISDFAVWNESADDETDATPESNVYSFGVILLEVVTGRLPYSPNGTALEDFASDYLRGTQSLREMADPTLTSFQEHQLDGIGEVIKSCLRLSPRLRPTMREVADRLREITGIGPDGAIPKLSPLWWAELEIQSADISN, from the exons ATGATGAATGGGTTTTGGGGATTCAGAGAGATTCGTCCTGCGTTGCTGGCAGTGgtgttggttttggttttggtttacCAGCATTTGTCTTTTTGTTGGTCCCTGAGTGATAAAg gtaTTGTTTTGTCCAGATCTAAGGAGACTGTAGTTCATGATTCTTTTGAGGATGGCAATGGAGGAAAAAATCTGTGTCGGTCTGATGTTGAGTGTTCTAGAGGAAATGCTGTGGCTCT gaGCGTGGAAAAGCCTAGAAATGTAGCTCACAGGAAGTTGATGGCTGTAACACTAACACCTTTTAATCTGTTTGGCCCTTTTGTTCCTCCATTTTGGGTTAGCCCGGGCCCTGTACAGAGTGCTCCACCGCCATCTCCATCCCCGTTCTCGCCATCTCCTGCGCCATTGCCATCTATGGTGCCACAGTTGGCCCCGGCCCCTCCTCGTGCTGCTTCTATAACCCCATCATCAGTTCCTGCTCCTGCAGAGGGACCTAGCCCTAGCGTTTCGTCTGATAATTTCAGTGGGAAACACCATCGAGTTTTGATAGTTTCTGCAGCAATTGGCGGTTCTGTCTTGGTTGTAGCTTTGTTCATTGTCATAGTATTCTCTCAGAAGAATAAGATGGCGGTTGTCAGACCTTGGGCAACGGGGCTAAGCGGGCAGCTGCAAAGAGCGTTTGTCACGG GTGTGCCAAAGCTGAAGAGGCAAGAACTCGAGACAGCGTGCGAAGATTTCAGCAATGTCATTGGTTCCTCGTCGGTTTGTACGTTGTACAAGGGCACATTGTCCAGTGGAGTTGAGATTGCTGTCATGTCTCTTACTTTCGCGTCTGCTAAGGATTGGTCGAGAGATCACGAAGCCCAATTCAGAAAGAAG ATTGATTCACTGTCAAAAGTGAACCACAAGAACTTTGTGAACCTCATTGGATATTGCGAGGAAAAGGAGCCTTTCACCAGAATGATGGTGTTTGAATATGCTCCAAATGGAACGCTTTTCGAACATTTACACA TTAGGGAGGCCGAACATTTGGACTGGGGGGCGCGAATGAGGGTCATAATGGGAACGGCATACTGTCTCGGGCACATGCACCAGATGGCGCCGCCAATCGCGCACAAGAACCTGAAATCCTCGGCCATACAGCTCGCGGAGGATTCTGCAGCCAAGATATCAGATTTTGCGGTCTGGAACGAGTCTGCTGACGACGAAACAGACGCAACGCCAGAGAGCAACGTGTACAGCTTCGGGGTGAtcctgctcgaggtggtgaccgGGAGGCTGCCATACTCTCCCAACGGCACCGCCCTCGAGGACTTTGCATCAGACTATCTCAGAGGCACACAGTCCCTAAGGGAAATGGCTGATCCAACTCTCACTTCCTTCCAAGAACACCAGCTTGATGGCATTGGTGAAGTGATCAAATCTTGCTTGCGTCTCAGCCCGAGACTCAGACCTACCATGAGAGAAGTTGCAGATAGGTTGAGGGAGATCACTGGGATTGGACCTGATGGTGCAATCCCTAAACTATCTCCTCTCTGGTGGGCCGAGCTCGAGATACAATCCGCAGACATTTCTAACTGA